The genomic DNA GGGTATCTATCCCTAGATATTAGGacatattttctgcttttccatCATGCGACCTACCACTGTACTGGTCTGCCTTGGGCTCCACACATCAGAATGGTAGGTCTCTTATTCTACCAGAATTAAGGTACCAACAAAGCTCTCAGTCCACGGCAAATGGGGCAAAGGGCTCATTCAATACTCAAAACAAAATCCTGGACCGGCTTCCTTTACTGTGGTGAAGGAGTGGAGATTACCTGGAGGGGCCATAAACATCATCCACATAAAGTGAGAGAAGAATCCACTATGGCTGATTGTTTAACATGAAAAGAAATATGATAAACAGTAGGCGATTTGGGATAACGACTGAATGGGGACAAGGGTGATTCTCAAGAGTGATCCTGCATTATCACCTTCACTGTCTTCTAAGTCTGTGCTGTCCAGTGTCTTAGCTATgtggtattttttaataatttaaattaaataaagttaattcattaattaatgacATTCAGTttcattagccacatttcaagcgcttaatagccacatgtggctattcatATTTTGGACAGCACATATATAGATCATCCTAGCAtcccagaaagttctgttggactgcactgctttgagatttttcatttgcttcttgaaGTCATTCACCCCGGCCTACTGCTTTCCAGCTTCTAAAATGTAATTGCTCTAGTCTCTTctcttgttctcctttttcttgtgtattatatttaaaaaaatcatttaatgttGTTTCAGTGAagtttgggggaagaaaaaatacagatatatgCCTAATCTGTTATTTTTCCTAGAGATCTTTGCTTTTCTCTACCTCAATGTGATCTTGCTTTTGAGCTCACATTCTGAGTAATCACTGTCCTCAGCCACTTCAGGGTCCCTCCAGCTTGGGTTTGCCTCTAAGTTCCAGCTTGCTTCCATAAAGCCGTAGGGTCAGCtggggatgtgtgtgtggtgtgtggggtCGGCATTTCTGGCTGTCATCATGTAGTCCCATTGGCATTCACGGTGACTTGTCACTCTCCTGGCCCCTGGTTAACAGTCTATAAACATCATGTCTGCAATCTTCCCATCTGCAGTTGAGGTCTTCTCCAGGTTTGCAGGCTCTGGGCAGCATGCTGGTACGTGAGCAGACTTCACGGGGCAGCCTCAGGCCTGTCCGCCCAGGCATTCCGTGCTgggcaggagagaagagagacttCGTGCTTCCTCAGGTTCTACGTGGGAGGTAGGGCACAGGCCTCTTCTACTCTGGGCTCCCCAGATCTATCTGGAGCGGTATTCTCTCCCTCCGCGGGGATTCCATCCATTGAGTCTACTGTTGATATGTCAATATTATGCCCTAAGTCATTTAGGGTTCTGGATTCCGAAGTTTAAAAGCTCGGTTACGGTATCTCAAAAGCCATTTCTCTACAACTATGCTTTCTGCCAAGAGGTTCTGAAGCCTATTTAGCAACTCAAAAgctgagggttgtgtttttgcTATGGTTTTCCACAATGACAttctggctcacgggctgtagagagcaggctcggtagttgtggcgcatgggcttacttgcgCCTTGAAGGTGGAGGGCCCTTGAAGGTGGAGGGCCCTACTGGCAGCCGGggtggggcagagagggagggtcGTGAAGTAACTGTGTCACTAGTAAAGCCTTTATGATAAACTTTCTTGCTCTGTTAACTATTTTCTCATGTATAGAAGATCTGCCTTTTCGCCTGGATGTTCGGTTTGTTGAGAGCAGAACCGcatttaaaaagctttttcagGAAAGAACATTTTCTTACCCTTATAAGTGTGTCCAGCATACGAAAATTACTTCACGGATTTGTTGAAGACCTTTAACTTTGTATCTTCATGGTACGTGACAGTGCCTGGAATGgagtaaacatttaaataactGATAAATTTGCTCAATATATCTTGGAATAGTTCCcccaaaagaaataaacactgaaaatattACCCTTATACAATAGAAACAATTATACTAATTATACTGCATTAATAATATTAACTTTATACAATGAAAAAGTTCACCTGGGAAATAACTTCATGACTATAAAAGAGaggctaaaatttttttaaaaagaggatccTTAGGATTAAAATAATCCTTTTCTAATTTGACTTGTCAATTTCAGGCTCAAGTCCACGGGTCTGTTTTCGAAGCCCAGCCCTCGGGGCCAAAGAGGACCAGTTCTCTTTGCTTTCGTCTGCTGCTCCATTGCCAGGAGTACCAGCACGTTCCTTTTTCAGAAAATGCAGCTGCTGGCTTCTAGCCTATTCTAGCCACCCCAGAATCCAGTGACAACTGCTGAAGGTGGAGGGGTGGCACAGGTGGAGGAAAAGCTCACAGTCAGGAAAGCTCCTTGGTGACTAGGGTAGAGGTAAAAACGTCAGTCGGACACAGGGACATTTCCAGGACATATCGTAAAAACTGGGAGGGATAGAGCAAGAAAGCCATCCTGGGCAGCAAAGGTAGACGAGGCTTCATGGTCCTTCATGATGGGTTGATGGTGAATTAATTTCATGCCATGCCGCTGCTGTTAATTATTTAATTCAAGTTAAGTATCTTTTGATTCCCTCCTAAATGCAGACAACTGTGCTAGCTCCCAGGGATAAAGTACAATGATAAGTAAGATATAGCTTTTATTTTCAGTAGAATCTGCCacaaatttcctcattttttcatAAACCACTAGTTATGTTGCTTCCCCAGTTTGCAGCTTCTCAATCACTCTCCATTTCCTTCGGGGCAGAAGGCAAATGCCCTTGCCCGACTCCCAAGGCCCTTCAGGATCCAATTCCAACCTATCTCCCCAGTCCTTTCTGCTTATGCTCAGTGTCTTATATATGCCAAAGAGGCCATGTCACCACATTCTCTTGTAACTCTGTGCCTAGGGATGGAACTCTCAGCCTTCAGTTTAGCtgaaatgtcaccttctctgaAACATACCCTGTCATTTCTCCTCCTTCATCCCAGGTTGTTACTGAGAAACTTCTTTAAGGTGGAACTGTGCCCATTTCATCTTTATGCCTCCAACACATGCTATggccctggcacacagcaggcacagCGTGAGGACTAGCTTggggaatgaatgaaatgaacttatttattgtCCTTTACTTTTTTTGATAGAACAACTGCCAATTTATAAAACTCCAGTCTTCTTTTCCCCCACTGTTACTAACTCTCTTTCCAGAATGCTGTCAGAAGGGTATCTCAGTGGACTTGCTTACCGGAGTGACATCCAGTGGAGTTGTACATCTTATAATGAGCAGGTggctgaggaaaaggaagagaagacagaAGCCACAGCTGCTGCTACTCTTTCCTATTCCTCCGTGGATGAAACACAAGTCCGAAGTCTCTATGTGAGGTGCAAATCCTCAGGCAAGTTTATTTCTTCAGTGCATTCAAGAGACAGCCAACGCAGCAGAAATCCGAGAATCACAGTGTTGCAGACAAACCCCAATCCCGTGTTTGAAAGCCCAAACTTGGCCGCAGTTGAACTATACAGAGACCCCAGCAGAGAGACCTACTTGGTTCCACCTTCCTGCAAGAGTATCTGCAAGAATTACAATGACTTACATATTGCAGGGGGCCAAGTGATGGCCATTAATTCAGTGACAACAGATTTTCCCTCTGAGAGCAGTTTTGAACATGGCCCTTTGCTGAAATCGTCGGAGATTCCTTTGTCCATGGAGGATTCCATTTCCACTCAGCCCAGCGACTTCCCACCCAAACCTATCCAGCGGTATTCATCCTACTGGAGAATAACCAGCATCAAAGAGAAAAGCAGCCTGCAAATGCAGAAGCCTATTTCGAATGCAGTGCTGAACGAATACCTGGAGCAGAAGGTCGTGGAGTTATACAAGCAGTACATTATGGACACTGTGCTTCATGACAGTTCTCCTACCCAGATTCTGGCATCTGAACTCATCATGACAAGTGTGGACCAAATTAGTATTCAAGTCTCTAGAGAGAAGAACCTGGAGACCTCAAAAGCCAGGGATATAGTCATTAACAGCCTTTTACAGTTGGTGTCAACTGAAGTCAGCACTCCTGAAATTAGCACTCCGAGTCTCCATATTTCTCAGTATAGTAACGTGAATCCATAGAGAGGaggcttctgttcctttctcaaCTACTCAAATCCTAAGCAACAATTATTCACTTGTTCTGACGATGTACAGGAAGGGGTTGTCAAGAGCTAGATAAGTAAAGGTTGGCTGGAGGTCAGGTATGGATTAAGAGGAAATCTCATAATATTACATGTGAAGGAATGTGGGGAGAGGAGCTATAACGACTTCAAAGCAAGGGTTGGATagcaacaaagtaaaaataaaaatgatcaaaaaagaGATTCATTTAAgggaatacagaaaagaaaaaagacaaaccaaATAAGAATGTACACCATGGCAAAACTAAAAGCCAAAGGTTTCAGGGGAAGGAGTTAAGAATGTTTGTCACTCAAGTAAATTCCTCCAAGTTGTTTCTTCTGGAGGGAAATGGACGGTGGAACGCTGCTCTATTTGGGTATAAAGACAGGCTCAAACAGTCTTTAAGATATGCTTATATCTAGCTTCCCTACCCTGTaccagatcatttaaaaatatattctttataaagATTAAAACAGTAGCAAATTGCAATTGTGTTTTTTATGTGTAATGATTACTTCGCTACAGCCACAACCACTGCCACTCAAATGTAATTCTGTTTACTGGGGGAGATGAAattttctaaatggaaaataCCACACAGTGAATATTAAACTACTGCTTTATTTTGCCGTGTTTGATTTTCTTGTTGGTACTAAGCTTCAAAAGAaattatgagggcttccctggtggcgcagtggttgagagtccgcctgccgacgcagggaacacgggttcgtgccccggtccgggaggatcccacatgccgcggagcggctgggcccgtgagccatggccgctgagcctgcgcgtccggagcctgtgctccgcgacgggagaggccacaagagtgagaggcccgcgtacagcaaaaaaaaaaaaaaaaaaaaaagaaataatgaatcttatttttcccatttttccccttccttttctaCATGCCCTCTTGACCCTTCTGGAGCTAGGAAGGGGGTCTTCTTTATCCTCGTACAAGCTCTAGGGTCCCATGACATCAAATTCTGTAAATTCATGCACTGGAATGGCAGCTTCATGAGCACCTACCGTCTACTTCATTCCTCTAGCTCAGGGATTGGCAAATGATGACTCATTGGCCAAATCTAGCCTGCTACCTGTTTCTTTCATTGAGGTGTAATCTGCATATAACGTGTTTCACGTGTACAACATGATGTGCTATTTGCATATTAGGAGAAATGATTACAATAAATCCAGTTACATCCTTTGAACTCCCATGAGCTAAGAATCTTgtcagacattttaaaataaaaataagaatattttgtgatatgATAATTATGATATTCAAATTCAGGGTCCATAAAATAAGGCCTTACTGGagcacagccacacccattcattcatgtattgtctatggctgctctcACACTAGAAAGGCAGAGCTGCTAAATGCGACAGACAACATATGGTCCACCAAAGCCAAAAGCACCATCTCTCCTTCCACAAAAGAAGTTTGTCAACCCTGCTCCACAGCAGTGCCCTGCCCATCTGATGGCTGCTTGACTTAATTCAGCTTCCTTGAGGAGGCCCACTCTGAGATAGAAACTGGTGAGCAAGTTTATGGGGGCGGGTTGGGAACAATCTCTGTGAGGGAATAAGGAGAACAGAAGAGGTTTCGACAGAGGCCTCAGGCATCGCAGGCTCTGGAGTTGGGGTGGCCCTTCATAACTGATCCAAATTGAAATAAGAGCGTTGGCTTTGGTTCTCCTGCTTGACCAGAAGGGGGCGTAACCTTAGCTGAGGCAGTTCAGAGCAAAATTCCCGAAGGGGAATCAGCTGTGAGCCTTTGGCAGCCAAGCTCCTGGCAGCTCCTGGGGGAATGATTTCCTCATCCAGGAGGAGGAATCTGGATGGAGCACAGTAGCATCCTCTGCATTTCTCAGTATTTGTAgagtgaatgatttttttttacaacatgTAATATCATGTAAAAAACCTGGTtttgaaataattcagaaatgTTATTCACTGCTTTGAATATATAGTAGCCACTATGCATTAACTGCTTGCCATGGTGCCTGGCACCATGTTCGGCATTTTGTATGAGTTTCATATAATTCGCATAATAACCTCATGAGCGTATGCCTATTATCCACCTGCCCCCTagctttttggcttttttttttcctttaacactgATGAGCAAGTTGggctcagggaagttaagtaatttgtccaagggcACAGTGTGAGTGGT from Lagenorhynchus albirostris chromosome X, mLagAlb1.1, whole genome shotgun sequence includes the following:
- the TASL gene encoding TLR adapter interacting with SLC15A4 on the lysosome; protein product: MLSEGYLSGLAYRSDIQWSCTSYNEQVAEEKEEKTEATAAATLSYSSVDETQVRSLYVRCKSSGKFISSVHSRDSQRSRNPRITVLQTNPNPVFESPNLAAVELYRDPSRETYLVPPSCKSICKNYNDLHIAGGQVMAINSVTTDFPSESSFEHGPLLKSSEIPLSMEDSISTQPSDFPPKPIQRYSSYWRITSIKEKSSLQMQKPISNAVLNEYLEQKVVELYKQYIMDTVLHDSSPTQILASELIMTSVDQISIQVSREKNLETSKARDIVINSLLQLVSTEVSTPEISTPSLHISQYSNVNP